In Mytilus trossulus isolate FHL-02 chromosome 6, PNRI_Mtr1.1.1.hap1, whole genome shotgun sequence, a single window of DNA contains:
- the LOC134720782 gene encoding uncharacterized protein LOC134720782, translating into MSELDYLNEPQCMKHGARWRARFQQLMNILRAKFTKQYFHKVGEAICTCGPDDDIFRFLPEKIQEKRIRKSKDTRWAELITDEVAEECYKYFNNYIETNFDKTKDEYGHLKDILHVLKERGQLSSRLNSANRFLYVFYKFDKDKDTSLLNPPPEPPKKEEVKDGVKEEPMTPAVPLEKLDMHLKSLRPEDVGNFIGKKGIHIRRLLKEKQGSKITMGKEEGHVKIEIEATKEDLQEIKDRLLQREALVNQARRQHEESVRQYNEMMGEPSSMDYQSAEENMDQ; encoded by the exons ATGTCAGAGTTAGATTATCTCAATGAACCACAGTGCATGAAACACGGAGCCAGATGGCGAGCAAGATTCCAGCAATTAATGAACATCTTAAGAGCTAAATTCACAAAGCAATATTTCCACAAAGTAGGCGAGGCCATTTGTACATGCGGACCAGACGATGATATTTTCAGGTTTTTGCCGGAAAAAATCCAAGAGAAACGTATTAGAAAATCAAAAG ataCAAGGTGGGCAGAACTAATAACTGATGAAGTAGCTGAggaatgttataaatattttaacaattatatcgaaacaaactttgacaaaacaaaagatgAGTATGGACATCTAAAAGATATATTACATGTTTTGAAGGAACGTGGACAATTATCTAGTAGACTTAATAGTGCTAATAGGTTTCTTTATGTTTTCTACAAGTTTGATAAAGATAAAGATACTTCATTATTAAATCCACCCCCAGAACCTCCTAAAAAGGAGGAGGTAAAAGATGGTGTTAAAGAAGAGCCAATGACACCTGCTGTACCATTAGAGAAATTAGATATGCACTTAAAATCTTTAAGGCCTGAAGATGTAGGAAATTTCATTGGAAAGAAGGGAATCCATATAAGGAGACTTCTGAAAGAAAAACAGGGAAGCAAAATAACAATGGGAAAAGAAGAGGGTCATGTTAAGATTGAAATAGAAGCAACAAAAGAAGACTTGCAGGAAATAAAAGATAGACTTTTACAGAGAGAAGCCCTGGTCAATCAGGCAAGGCGTCAACACGAAGAATCA GTTAGGCAGTATAATGAGATGATGGGTGAACCAT CATCAATGGACTACCAGTCAGCTGAAGAAAACATGGATC AGTAA